TCCTATTTTAAGGCTTAAAAAATAAGCCCTTTTTTTTTGCTACATTTCAACTATCTCACCTGTTGAAAACAAATAAATATATCTTTCCTTAACCCTCTTCAGAGTCAGCATTTCTAAAGCTCTTGAATAATAGGAAATCTGCAGTCTATACTTTTCCTTTACGGATTGCTTATCGCCGTAAGGGATATAATCCGTTTTATAATCAATAAGTACGATATGGTCTTCCTCTTCAAAATAGCAGTCAACAACACCCTGAAGCAGTATTTTGTCCTCATAATCGCTCACATCAGGCAATTGAGGATATATTTCCTTATACGGCAATTCAATATTAAAGGGAACCTCCCTATATACCTTAACTGATTTTAGCATTCTTTTCCCTATGACTGAATTTATAAAGGCAGATATTTTCATGATATCTATACTTTTTGCCTGAATTTCAGTTAAAAGTTCTTTTTTAACCATTATTTTAACCTGTCCTGCTATATCCTCATTGTGAAAGTCCAGATGCTGCATTACAAAATGCATGGCAGTTCCCTTTTCCGCAGGACTCAGCCCTTTCTTTCCTTCCAGAAATGCAGGTTTTTTTATGGTAGCGGTTTTGTATTGCAGTTGACTATTATCTTCATCGTTATTAAGGTGAAAATATCTTTTTAGCTCTGTTACAGATATTTTAGAGGGAATCTGTGCAAAATCCCTGTAAGTATATTTCCAGTCCAAACGTCGATGAATCTCGTGGCTGTCCCCGCTATCGGCACTTCCTTTTTCCTGAAGCCACTTTGTGATGTCTTCTCTGTCTTGTGTATCCGTTTCAAACCTTTTAGCCACAGCTATATCAGATTGATCAGCAAGAATTATTGTCCAAGACGAATCATCCGAAATAGTGGGTCCACTGTAATCAACACCAAGTCCTGCTGCATTCCTTAGAATTACAGAATCCTTATGTCTCATAACAGAAGGACATATCCAATCAAGGTAGTTCTGTGCCTTGAGCATATTATGTGGGGGAAACTTATTATCGTTGCTTTGAGCTGTACCCAACCATTTCAATGCCGATTTTTCAATATTATTTACCGAGCCGGTAATTATCAGCTTTTCTCTGGCTCTTGTCATTGCTACATAAAGTATCCTCATTTCTTCTGATAGCGTTTCAATTCTTATTTTCTGTGCAATTGCCTGCTTCGGAATCGAAGGATACTTTATTCTTTTTTTATAATCAACAAAATCAGGTCCGAAACCCAGTTCCTGATGCAGTAAAATACTTTTATACATATCCTGCATATTGAACTTTTTTCCGCAGCCGCACAAAAACACAACGGGGAATTCCAATCCCTTGCTTTTGTGAATACTCATTAACCTGACAACGTTATCGTTTTCTCCAAGAACCTTTGCACTTCCCATATCGCCCTTGTTAGTCTTCAGCTTATCTATAAAACTTATAAAATTGAATAGTCCACTGTAGCTTGTGTTTTCATACTGTAAAGCACGTTCAAATAGAATTTTCAGGTTAGCCTGTTTTCTTTCACCGTCCTGCATTGCTCCTACAATACTGAAATAGCCTGTCTCATTATAAAGTTGCCATATCAGCTCGTGTGTTGACATGTAGAGTGACATGTCCCTCCATTTTTCAAGCTTTTGCAGAAAATCAGAGGCCTTCTTTGATACCTGTGTATCATGCACTGCTGTTTCTTTGAGTGCTTCAAATATGGAAGCATTACGATTCATAAGGCGAACATCCGTCAAATCAGCAGTGCTGAAGTTTACTATCGGTGATCTCAATACGGCCAATAACGGAATATCCTGATAAGGATTATCAATTATTTGAAGTAGTGACAGAACTACCTGCACTTCAGGTGTCTTAAAAAATCCGCTTCCTGTATCTGCGAAAACCGGAATGTCTGCGTTTGCAAGTTCTGCTGAAAACACCTCTGTCCAATTTCTGGTGGTTCTCAGCAGGATAACTATATCACTAAACCTTACATTCCTGTATTCTCCAAGTTTTTTATCGTATACGGCATATTTTTTGCCGTCTTTATCAGCCTGAAAAAGCTCAATAATTCTATTTGCAACCATTCTGGCTTCCTTTTGTATATTATCAAGTATTTCGTCTTCTTCCGGGAAATCTTGTTCGTCCATTGGTTCACTGCCCTCTGATAGCACGGTATTATCCCCAACAGAGGTTTCTATTAAATGCAGCTCGATAGCCCCTCCTACTACTGTTTCTTCATTTTGGCATGG
This genomic stretch from Ruminiclostridium cellulolyticum H10 harbors:
- the addA gene encoding helicase-exonuclease AddAB subunit AddA, whose product is MSETKWTKEQYAAITQKDCNLLVAAAAGAGKTAVLVERIIRKITDKENPVDIDSLLVVTFTNAAATEMRERIGAAISDTIEKNQGSKNISRQLILLNKASITTIHSFCLEVIRSNFQSIEIDPGFKILDETEATLLKSETLSDLFEEIYEDAEENEDFFELLESYGGNRDDLKIQDMVMSIYSFVQSYPWPEKWLEQQIESYNFEVGNDFGETTWGRILLETSLMRLEGLRDIMNEACAKIKNAQGLEKYLSVFIEDNDNLEKLIGICKTGMNWDQLYNYVNSFEFRNLPRCGKDAEKSVQESVKKIRDELKSVINGLRDEVFFMESDEIASDLKTMYPILKCVSRLVMDFGRRYAHKKSQRASVDFNDLEHFCLNILAETDKDGNIRPTKIAQNYKDKFTEILVDEYQDSNLVQEIIINMISKKDIGSPNVFMVGDVKQSIYRFRQAKPELFLEKYNNYSIDEDSSYRKILLFKNFRSRKDVVDGINYIFKQIMSQKVGELDYNEIEELNPGAGFSPCQNEETVVGGAIELHLIETSVGDNTVLSEGSEPMDEQDFPEEDEILDNIQKEARMVANRIIELFQADKDGKKYAVYDKKLGEYRNVRFSDIVILLRTTRNWTEVFSAELANADIPVFADTGSGFFKTPEVQVVLSLLQIIDNPYQDIPLLAVLRSPIVNFSTADLTDVRLMNRNASIFEALKETAVHDTQVSKKASDFLQKLEKWRDMSLYMSTHELIWQLYNETGYFSIVGAMQDGERKQANLKILFERALQYENTSYSGLFNFISFIDKLKTNKGDMGSAKVLGENDNVVRLMSIHKSKGLEFPVVFLCGCGKKFNMQDMYKSILLHQELGFGPDFVDYKKRIKYPSIPKQAIAQKIRIETLSEEMRILYVAMTRAREKLIITGSVNNIEKSALKWLGTAQSNDNKFPPHNMLKAQNYLDWICPSVMRHKDSVILRNAAGLGVDYSGPTISDDSSWTIILADQSDIAVAKRFETDTQDREDITKWLQEKGSADSGDSHEIHRRLDWKYTYRDFAQIPSKISVTELKRYFHLNNDEDNSQLQYKTATIKKPAFLEGKKGLSPAEKGTAMHFVMQHLDFHNEDIAGQVKIMVKKELLTEIQAKSIDIMKISAFINSVIGKRMLKSVKVYREVPFNIELPYKEIYPQLPDVSDYEDKILLQGVVDCYFEEEDHIVLIDYKTDYIPYGDKQSVKEKYRLQISYYSRALEMLTLKRVKERYIYLFSTGEIVEM